In Rickettsiella endosymbiont of Aleochara curtula, one genomic interval encodes:
- a CDS encoding queuosine precursor transporter, whose amino-acid sequence MSLGAVKTDSTQLSNIRHRYLWLFILAYTLIFFTSNWFDPRQIQIFGLNTGAGSIVFPLTYLISDIITEVYGYKHARIAVWTALLFFLIFILYGQLVIALLAPDSISRVAITTFLYTNNRIIFAAILSYLITESINSYIVAKLKIKLDGKYMGLRFIGSTLTAYTFNELIYAPIAFYNLIPNKHFLQHMLTSWGFMVSIEILLLPFSIRLAKRLKMIENLDIYDTQTNFNPFSLNTDYQNKHNKSKKN is encoded by the coding sequence ATGAGCTTAGGAGCGGTAAAAACCGATAGTACGCAACTAAGCAATATTAGACATCGATATTTATGGCTATTCATCTTAGCCTATACGTTAATTTTCTTTACGTCTAATTGGTTTGACCCAAGACAAATACAAATTTTTGGATTAAACACCGGAGCTGGATCCATCGTATTTCCGTTAACCTATCTTATTTCTGATATTATTACCGAAGTTTATGGCTATAAACACGCAAGAATAGCCGTTTGGACAGCCTTACTATTTTTTTTAATCTTTATTCTCTATGGCCAATTAGTTATTGCTCTGCTTGCTCCTGACTCTATTTCACGAGTCGCCATCACTACTTTTTTGTATACCAATAATCGTATTATTTTTGCAGCGATTTTAAGTTATTTAATTACTGAAAGTATTAATTCTTATATCGTCGCCAAACTAAAGATTAAATTAGATGGTAAGTATATGGGCCTACGTTTTATCGGCTCTACTTTAACCGCTTATACGTTTAATGAACTAATCTATGCCCCGATAGCCTTTTATAACTTGATTCCAAACAAACATTTCTTACAACACATGCTAACTTCATGGGGATTTATGGTCTCTATTGAGATTTTACTATTACCCTTTTCAATACGCCTGGCCAAACGCTTAAAAATGATCGAAAATTTAGATATCTATGATACGCAAACTAATTTTAATCCGTTTAGCCTTAATACCGACTATCAGAATAAACATAACAAATCCAAGAAAAATTAA
- a CDS encoding FAD-dependent oxidoreductase: MIHKVAVVGAGIIGMTNAIGLLQENKNEIIYDVTIISKEGPLDTNSDQAVATWFPPNDDKPLLQKYCLESLEKFNELIKNKTPGVDKIQQTLFFENKKHFENSVWSKATTRELVQLIEIPQTESETQDSLPAVRVTIPLINPTFYRPHMLEHFKALGGKLEHEEITSLSNLTKSYPIVINSTGWEAKYLTSDDSVYPVRGQTETFDTPLKLNKGSINVEHLTMYVVYRPAKVGNGDCVVGTTYQEHDANREVRTSDKQDIISRVSTFFPTVKNMTTVSKVGIRCGRPEVRVEEERVGESMIVHCYGHGGSGYSASWGSANKVLEYCNRFVNEKTQQIRPKI, encoded by the coding sequence TTGATTCATAAAGTTGCTGTTGTTGGTGCTGGTATTATTGGAATGACCAATGCGATTGGTCTTCTTCAAGAAAATAAAAATGAAATTATATACGACGTGACTATTATTTCTAAAGAAGGTCCGTTGGATACAAATTCGGATCAGGCGGTAGCTACTTGGTTCCCACCCAACGATGATAAGCCTTTATTACAAAAATATTGTTTGGAAAGTTTGGAAAAATTTAATGAATTAATAAAGAATAAAACTCCTGGGGTAGATAAAATTCAACAAACTCTTTTTTTCGAAAACAAAAAACATTTTGAAAATAGTGTTTGGTCAAAAGCAACTACAAGAGAATTAGTTCAGCTTATAGAGATTCCGCAAACTGAATCAGAAACCCAAGATAGTTTGCCTGCTGTACGAGTAACGATCCCTCTTATTAATCCTACTTTTTATCGCCCGCACATGTTAGAACACTTTAAAGCCTTAGGTGGTAAATTAGAGCATGAAGAAATAACTTCATTAAGCAATCTGACTAAGTCATACCCTATCGTTATCAATAGTACAGGTTGGGAGGCTAAATATTTAACTTCCGATGATTCGGTTTATCCTGTGCGGGGTCAGACTGAAACATTTGATACACCGCTCAAATTAAATAAAGGTTCTATTAACGTTGAGCATTTGACTATGTATGTTGTTTATCGTCCTGCCAAAGTAGGGAATGGAGATTGCGTGGTTGGAACAACCTATCAGGAGCATGATGCAAATAGAGAAGTCAGAACGAGTGATAAACAAGATATTATTAGTAGAGTCTCAACATTTTTTCCTACGGTAAAAAATATGACTACCGTTTCAAAGGTTGGCATACGTTGCGGACGACCTGAGGTGCGCGTCGAGGAAGAAAGAGTCGGAGAATCCATGATAGTGCATTGCTATGGACATGGTGGCAGCGGCTATAGTGCTTCTTGGGGAAGTGCAAATAAGGTGTTGGAGTATTGCAATCGTTTTGTAAATGAAAAGACCCAACAAATTAGACCAAAAATTTAA
- a CDS encoding helix-turn-helix transcriptional regulator encodes MLKNKLGTFALLHKLYKQEKLFRKELAKTFLDYLETLPINKRIDQIESLLHETKINSIVTHDSRLTSQEKKCLFSANKGKEVKEMASILGLSPRTIKYHRANIVKKLEVSNLTAAVASR; translated from the coding sequence ATGCTTAAAAATAAACTAGGGACTTTTGCTCTTCTACACAAATTATATAAACAAGAAAAACTATTTAGGAAAGAGCTGGCTAAAACATTTCTAGATTACCTTGAAACCCTTCCGATAAATAAACGTATTGATCAAATTGAATCGCTGCTGCATGAAACGAAAATTAACAGTATAGTGACACATGATTCACGTTTGACGTCACAAGAAAAAAAATGTCTATTTTCGGCAAATAAAGGAAAAGAAGTCAAGGAGATGGCAAGCATTTTGGGTCTATCGCCACGTACTATTAAATATCATAGAGCTAATATTGTTAAAAAACTTGAAGTTTCTAATCTTACGGCCGCGGTTGCTTCTAGATAA
- a CDS encoding ATP-binding protein: MKSTNLKKVFEDSQETLNQFLITQLPINIFLINTEGYVCWANKNLLDFVSMDTVDDVIGMHISEWDKCRWHAIEEVLKSQQETITEEFYNGTFFSTVRKPVIQNGELIGVLGLSIDITEKKQSEIAKQEFLMNMAHDLRTPLMGIMGLANLQANQQMDQQDQQQYGQWIHGASVQLLELLNSAITVKTSELQIECVKNEKIDLLQLAHELQILMKPSLESKGLSFQLQLKNGLPVVISDRIKLKRLLLNLLSNALKFTKQGTITLKIRVLTIKNGKAAIKISVIDTGIGISKDKLEKIFDRFYRVHPSYLAEYTGYGLGLYLVKKATELLGGKINVASEEGKGSCFSLDFKFSLAEPCSDMKSPVDSAPTFVPQVIADKLKGSVLVAEDNTLVLYVVKKMLAGLGYQVTTASTGEEALQALKMQPFDWGILDIGLPGLDGIEVTKQYREWEQLNNDSRLPIFALTAHAEDKVKSHCQQIGFDFVLHKPFTEKDMNIIQKFLK; this comes from the coding sequence ATGAAATCCACCAATTTAAAAAAAGTATTTGAAGATTCACAAGAAACCTTAAATCAATTTTTAATTACTCAATTACCAATTAATATTTTTTTAATTAATACAGAAGGTTATGTCTGTTGGGCTAATAAAAACCTTTTAGATTTTGTAAGTATGGATACGGTAGATGATGTGATAGGAATGCATATAAGTGAGTGGGATAAATGTCGATGGCATGCTATTGAGGAAGTACTTAAATCTCAGCAAGAGACCATTACCGAGGAGTTTTATAACGGAACATTTTTTTCTACTGTAAGAAAACCTGTTATTCAAAATGGCGAGCTTATTGGGGTATTAGGGCTATCTATTGATATTACTGAAAAGAAACAATCTGAAATTGCCAAACAAGAATTTTTGATGAATATGGCGCATGATTTGAGGACGCCTTTAATGGGTATTATGGGTCTTGCAAATCTTCAAGCTAATCAACAGATGGATCAGCAAGATCAACAACAATACGGACAATGGATTCATGGAGCCAGTGTACAACTTTTAGAACTGCTTAATTCAGCGATCACAGTCAAAACTTCTGAACTTCAGATAGAGTGTGTGAAAAATGAAAAAATAGATTTACTACAACTTGCTCATGAGTTACAAATACTGATGAAACCCTCATTGGAGTCCAAAGGGTTAAGCTTTCAATTACAATTAAAAAACGGATTGCCGGTTGTTATCAGTGATCGAATAAAACTGAAAAGACTTTTACTTAATCTCTTATCTAACGCATTAAAGTTTACTAAACAAGGAACTATAACTTTAAAAATAAGAGTATTAACCATAAAAAATGGTAAGGCTGCAATAAAAATATCAGTGATCGATACCGGCATTGGTATTAGTAAAGATAAACTGGAAAAAATATTTGATCGTTTTTATCGCGTTCATCCCTCCTATCTTGCGGAGTATACTGGTTACGGTCTTGGTTTGTACTTAGTTAAAAAGGCGACTGAATTACTGGGTGGAAAAATAAACGTCGCTAGCGAAGAAGGCAAGGGTAGTTGTTTTAGCTTGGATTTTAAATTTAGCTTAGCTGAGCCATGTTCTGATATGAAATCTCCTGTAGATTCAGCACCGACTTTTGTGCCCCAGGTTATCGCAGACAAATTAAAAGGCTCGGTTCTAGTTGCTGAAGATAATACGTTGGTTCTGTATGTCGTTAAAAAAATGTTGGCCGGTTTGGGTTATCAAGTTACAACGGCGTCAACCGGCGAAGAAGCATTGCAGGCATTAAAAATGCAACCTTTTGATTGGGGAATATTAGATATTGGTTTACCGGGTTTAGATGGTATCGAAGTCACCAAACAATATCGCGAATGGGAACAACTAAACAATGACTCTCGTTTGCCAATTTTTGCTTTGACTGCGCACGCCGAGGATAAGGTTAAAAGTCATTGCCAGCAAATAGGCTTCGATTTTGTTCTGCATAAGCCTTTTACGGAGAAAGATATGAATATTATCCAAAAATTTTTAAAATAA
- a CDS encoding ATP-binding protein, which translates to MSRTTTYENLINIVAKAPGHFYWKDTKGVYQGSNDAQAIFLGYKSGKDLIGKTDFDLPWKEQAGYLQQIDRQVMETQEEYSVEEVVNCNKGLKAIFFSRKIPLYDPKTKKVIGIIGSSLDITGSKKAEIAKQEFLMNMSHDLRTPLAGIIGLSSLQIDEATSAQEKKYGEWIHSAGEQLLGLLNSVIEVTATEQQIENKKKENINLSQFAEELLALMQPAVAAKELDFQIKLDKHLPLVISDRIKLKRIILNLLSNALKFTKQGTITLKINVLTMKNDKAAIKISVIDTGIGISKDKLEKIFDRFYRVHPSYLAEYTGYGLGLYLVKKATESLGGKIKVSSEEDKGSCFSVEFNFTVVEPDSNALLSIYSEPIMEPQPITDKQKGSVLVAEDNTLVLYVVKKMLSSLGYQAITESTGETALQALKTQVFDWVLLDIGLPDLSGIEVARHYRQWEQENNKSHLPIFALTAHAEKQVKQQCKDVGFDYVLQKPFTDKDFKTIEKFLK; encoded by the coding sequence ATGTCTAGAACAACAACTTATGAAAATTTAATAAATATTGTAGCGAAAGCACCGGGACATTTTTATTGGAAGGATACAAAAGGAGTATATCAAGGCTCTAATGATGCGCAGGCTATTTTTTTAGGATACAAATCTGGTAAGGATTTGATTGGGAAAACTGACTTCGATTTACCTTGGAAAGAGCAAGCTGGCTATCTACAACAAATCGATAGACAAGTCATGGAAACTCAAGAGGAATACTCTGTAGAAGAAGTTGTTAATTGTAATAAGGGTTTAAAAGCAATCTTTTTTTCTCGAAAGATTCCATTATATGATCCTAAAACTAAAAAAGTGATTGGAATCATTGGATCTTCTTTAGATATTACAGGGAGTAAGAAAGCTGAAATTGCTAAGCAGGAATTTTTAATGAATATGAGCCATGACCTTCGCACGCCTTTGGCAGGGATTATTGGCCTTTCAAGTTTACAAATCGATGAAGCAACCAGTGCTCAGGAAAAAAAGTATGGCGAATGGATCCATAGTGCAGGTGAGCAGCTTTTAGGATTACTTAATTCTGTGATAGAAGTTACGGCTACTGAACAGCAAATTGAAAACAAAAAAAAAGAGAATATTAATTTATCGCAATTTGCAGAGGAACTTCTAGCATTAATGCAACCCGCAGTAGCGGCTAAAGAATTAGATTTTCAAATTAAACTCGATAAACATTTACCCTTGGTTATTAGTGACCGTATTAAGCTTAAAAGAATTATACTTAATCTCTTATCTAACGCATTAAAGTTTACTAAACAAGGAACTATAACTTTAAAAATAAATGTATTGACCATGAAAAATGATAAAGCCGCAATAAAAATATCAGTAATCGATACCGGCATTGGTATTAGTAAAGATAAACTTGAAAAGATATTTGATCGTTTTTATCGTGTGCATCCCTCCTACCTTGCAGAATATACTGGATATGGGCTTGGATTATACCTAGTTAAAAAAGCTACTGAATCATTAGGTGGAAAAATAAAAGTCTCTAGCGAAGAAGATAAAGGTAGTTGTTTTAGTGTGGAATTTAACTTTACTGTAGTCGAGCCTGATTCTAACGCGCTATTATCGATATACTCAGAACCTATTATGGAACCTCAACCTATAACCGATAAGCAAAAAGGTTCGGTTTTAGTTGCAGAAGATAATACTTTAGTTTTATATGTTGTTAAAAAAATGTTATCAAGCCTAGGTTACCAAGCTATAACAGAATCGACAGGAGAAACAGCATTACAGGCATTAAAAACGCAAGTATTTGATTGGGTATTATTGGATATTGGTTTACCCGATTTAAGTGGGATAGAAGTCGCAAGACACTATCGTCAATGGGAACAAGAAAATAATAAATCACATCTACCAATCTTTGCTTTAACAGCACATGCGGAAAAACAAGTTAAGCAACAATGTAAGGATGTAGGTTTTGATTATGTGCTTCAAAAACCTTTTACCGACAAGGACTTCAAAACCATAGAAAAATTTTTAAAATAA
- a CDS encoding response regulator gives MEHQEKQLQETSVTIGKRALLVEDYIPCQKIMTHYLKQLGYEVELADNGITAVEQIQSKVYDLIVEDLGLSGVTGKEVIKKVRESPLNVGTPLLVWSAYVNRYDEEKYLAWGADGVLIKVCQVKELKKAIDKCFSKSRYHRKFHYQLQNFKKKCDQFFDEAQALKDSECVNQFKFSLHEALATIEEHQHWLNLNKNEKHVG, from the coding sequence ATGGAACACCAAGAAAAACAACTGCAAGAGACAAGTGTGACTATTGGCAAACGCGCCTTGTTAGTTGAAGACTACATACCGTGCCAAAAAATAATGACGCATTATTTAAAACAACTCGGTTATGAAGTAGAACTGGCAGATAATGGCATCACGGCCGTAGAACAAATACAGAGTAAGGTCTATGATTTAATTGTTGAAGATCTCGGTTTAAGTGGCGTAACCGGCAAAGAAGTGATTAAAAAGGTACGTGAAAGCCCACTCAATGTAGGGACGCCCTTATTAGTATGGAGTGCTTACGTTAATAGGTATGATGAAGAAAAATATCTGGCTTGGGGAGCGGATGGTGTTTTAATCAAGGTATGTCAAGTTAAAGAATTAAAAAAAGCGATAGATAAATGTTTTTCGAAAAGCAGATACCATAGAAAATTTCATTATCAATTACAGAATTTTAAAAAGAAATGCGATCAATTTTTCGATGAAGCCCAAGCCTTAAAGGATAGCGAATGTGTTAATCAATTTAAATTTAGTTTGCATGAAGCGTTAGCAACCATAGAAGAACATCAGCATTGGCTGAATCTAAACAAAAATGAAAAGCACGTAGGATAA
- a CDS encoding cytochrome c-type biogenesis protein, whose amino-acid sequence MHLSNRKSLTQFGLSGVFCLVILFSPLAVAKLSEMYVFDSTQKNNQFAEIIHEMRCLVCQNQNLADSNAPLAKDLRLVIYRRIKNGESTVQIRNYLVSRYGNFISFKPAFSGLTYCLWLSPFILLLVILLILLFKINKFDIRASRH is encoded by the coding sequence ATGCACCTATCTAATAGAAAATCTTTAACGCAGTTTGGTTTAAGCGGAGTTTTTTGTTTGGTAATATTGTTTTCACCATTAGCCGTGGCTAAGTTAAGTGAAATGTATGTCTTTGATTCAACACAGAAAAATAACCAATTTGCAGAAATTATTCATGAAATGCGCTGTCTGGTTTGTCAAAATCAAAATTTAGCGGATTCGAATGCACCACTCGCCAAAGATTTACGCTTGGTGATTTATCGACGGATTAAAAATGGCGAATCGACTGTCCAAATTAGAAATTATTTGGTGAGTCGTTATGGTAATTTCATTTCTTTTAAGCCCGCTTTTTCAGGTTTAACCTACTGCTTATGGCTAAGTCCATTTATTCTATTATTAGTTATTTTGCTCATACTATTATTCAAAATAAACAAATTTGATATACGTGCTTCTCGTCATTAA
- a CDS encoding DsbE family thiol:disulfide interchange protein produces the protein MPKSNCCEYIDTPMRYILPLIVLLILVFFLWQGLAKDPNLLPSPLINKPIPEFLANDLLKKSTRLRKKIFLQHWTLLVVWSSWCLTCTEEQSFLLSLRKKHTIEMIGLNYRDDLQRARRWLRQQGNPFQKIIFDPEGSLAIDLGVYGVPESYLIDPQGVIRYKQVGPLTASVWTQQMTTLIHSSV, from the coding sequence TTGCCAAAATCCAATTGCTGTGAGTATATTGATACACCGATGCGTTATATTCTTCCGCTGATTGTTTTGTTGATCTTGGTCTTTTTTCTATGGCAAGGGCTTGCAAAGGATCCTAATCTACTGCCATCGCCATTAATTAACAAACCCATCCCAGAATTTTTAGCGAATGATTTACTAAAAAAATCCACCAGATTAAGAAAAAAAATATTTTTACAACATTGGACATTGTTAGTCGTATGGTCAAGCTGGTGTTTAACCTGTACCGAAGAACAGTCCTTTTTGTTAAGCTTACGAAAAAAACATACGATCGAAATGATTGGTTTAAATTACCGTGATGACTTGCAGCGCGCACGACGTTGGCTAAGACAGCAAGGCAATCCATTCCAAAAAATTATCTTTGATCCAGAAGGTTCGTTGGCTATCGATCTCGGTGTTTACGGCGTGCCGGAAAGTTATTTAATCGATCCGCAGGGTGTCATACGCTATAAGCAGGTCGGGCCGCTCACTGCCAGCGTATGGACTCAACAAATGACAACCTTAATTCATTCATCTGTCTAA
- a CDS encoding heme lyase CcmF/NrfE family subunit encodes MTYSYALLLGAFFLAIIQCYVPLVGLNYQHLSWLKWIKPVSWSQFSLVTLALISLAYAFLTNDFSFAYVAQNSNTHLPWFYRVCAVWGGHEGSILLWVFILNLWTVAVIIFNPSLEPAKLARIVAVLGFISAGFLLFLLTLSNPFSLATERLMDGRDLNPLLQDPGLIFHPPLLYMGYVGFSVSFAFAIAALLSGRFDKQWANRMRPWTLAAWCFLTWGIVSGSWWAYRVLGWGGWWFWDPVENASLLPWLAGTALIHSLLVVEKEELLKTWVILLAILTFALSLIGTFIVRSGILISVHAFAVDPWRGVFMLGLLVVLIGTALGIYAFKIQHFKQPTAQISLLSRTTLLIVNNVLLSVVIFTVLLGTLYPLIIEVLGLGKLSVGAPYFNIVFAPFAILLLFFMGLSYLIPWKQNVRADVLKKIVSILLSSFSLSFILIILFSKDMQWQALIGLGLALWIILNTLQLLAASFKKKLSLKNIFKTQGAMLVAHLGVAILAIGIILSSYYSLERNVRMSVGDDLSLAGYHFRLQQVYALQGPNYTGAVANIQVNRHSNQLLHPQLRYYPITDVMISKPAIAVGLWRDLYVSLAEPVGKQTWALRFYYKPFVRWIWVGGLCMMLGGVWAILSRRYKKIK; translated from the coding sequence GTGACATATTCTTACGCGCTATTATTAGGCGCTTTTTTTCTAGCCATCATCCAATGCTATGTTCCTTTAGTAGGGCTTAATTATCAACATTTGAGCTGGTTAAAATGGATTAAACCGGTAAGTTGGTCGCAATTTAGCTTGGTTACACTAGCACTTATAAGTTTAGCGTATGCTTTTTTAACGAATGATTTTTCTTTTGCGTATGTAGCGCAAAATTCTAATACGCACTTGCCTTGGTTTTATCGCGTGTGTGCCGTATGGGGCGGGCATGAAGGTTCCATATTATTATGGGTTTTTATTTTAAATCTATGGACAGTCGCAGTTATCATATTCAATCCAAGCCTAGAACCTGCCAAGCTAGCGCGAATCGTAGCGGTACTAGGATTCATCAGCGCAGGTTTTTTATTATTTTTATTGACACTCTCCAATCCATTTAGTTTAGCAACCGAAAGATTGATGGATGGACGTGATCTCAATCCTTTATTACAAGATCCCGGCTTAATATTTCATCCACCGTTACTCTATATGGGTTATGTCGGTTTTTCGGTCAGCTTTGCGTTTGCCATCGCCGCATTATTAAGCGGTCGCTTTGATAAGCAATGGGCAAACCGAATGCGACCGTGGACCTTAGCTGCCTGGTGTTTTTTGACCTGGGGAATTGTATCCGGCAGTTGGTGGGCGTACCGCGTGTTAGGTTGGGGAGGTTGGTGGTTTTGGGATCCTGTAGAAAACGCCTCACTATTACCTTGGTTAGCCGGCACTGCATTAATTCATTCCTTATTAGTGGTAGAGAAAGAAGAATTACTAAAAACCTGGGTTATATTACTGGCTATCTTAACGTTTGCGTTAAGTTTAATCGGCACTTTTATCGTGCGTTCCGGAATTTTAATTTCGGTGCATGCCTTTGCCGTTGATCCCTGGCGTGGAGTTTTCATGTTAGGTTTATTAGTGGTACTGATAGGAACAGCATTGGGCATTTATGCCTTCAAGATCCAACATTTTAAACAGCCCACTGCCCAGATTAGCTTACTCTCACGCACTACCTTGTTAATCGTGAATAATGTTTTATTAAGTGTGGTGATATTTACCGTGTTACTTGGCACGCTCTATCCTTTGATCATTGAAGTGCTTGGTTTAGGTAAACTTTCCGTAGGCGCGCCGTATTTTAATATCGTGTTTGCGCCATTTGCGATTTTATTATTATTTTTTATGGGCCTATCCTATTTAATTCCCTGGAAACAAAATGTGCGTGCCGATGTATTGAAAAAGATCGTCAGTATCCTGTTAAGCTCTTTCAGTCTTAGCTTTATATTAATTATTCTATTTAGTAAGGATATGCAATGGCAAGCGCTCATAGGTTTAGGTTTAGCATTATGGATTATATTAAATACTTTGCAGTTATTGGCCGCATCATTCAAAAAAAAATTAAGCTTAAAAAATATTTTTAAAACGCAGGGCGCGATGTTAGTCGCACATTTAGGCGTCGCTATATTAGCGATAGGCATCATTTTAAGTAGTTATTATAGCCTTGAGCGTAATGTGCGGATGAGCGTCGGGGATGACTTATCATTAGCGGGTTATCACTTTAGATTGCAACAAGTATATGCCTTACAAGGGCCCAACTACACCGGCGCAGTAGCCAATATTCAAGTCAATCGCCACAGTAATCAATTGCTACACCCACAATTACGATATTATCCCATAACCGATGTCATGATCAGTAAACCGGCAATCGCGGTTGGACTATGGCGCGATTTATATGTGTCTTTGGCCGAGCCGGTGGGCAAACAGACTTGGGCCTTACGCTTTTATTACAAACCTTTTGTGCGTTGGATTTGGGTGGGTGGACTTTGCATGATGCTCGGCGGTGTATGGGCTATACTTTCCAGACGCTATAAAAAAATTAAATAG
- a CDS encoding class I SAM-dependent methyltransferase has translation MSDVLDRWDPSEYEKNSDFQYGSAISILKDLPIKSNQKILDIGCGPGRITAALSKRIINGKLTGIDVSGKMIRYARKQYGSIENLNFIEMDAQALQFGRYGLKKIYYDWVISFWTLSWIKQHEKVISGITKCLAEKGNIFLLIPLNNPCIENTFLELRKEKIWRNYFINYQAPKNDFSPKLHIDLVEKYGFTETSYAYKKITKEFPDRESLINFARPWLPYLDPVPDVVRDCFLKTFITSYLARSSYNKNIIGFDVFTITASQMSMVRQKLRNNQLLSYEKI, from the coding sequence ATGTCTGATGTGTTAGACAGGTGGGATCCTAGCGAATACGAAAAAAATAGTGACTTTCAATATGGAAGTGCAATATCTATACTGAAAGATCTGCCCATTAAATCTAATCAAAAAATATTAGATATAGGCTGCGGCCCAGGAAGAATTACTGCGGCCTTATCAAAACGAATTATTAATGGAAAACTTACCGGAATTGATGTATCAGGAAAAATGATTCGGTATGCTAGAAAACAATATGGATCGATAGAAAATTTAAATTTTATAGAGATGGATGCACAAGCCTTGCAATTTGGTCGTTACGGTTTGAAAAAAATTTACTATGATTGGGTAATTTCTTTTTGGACATTATCATGGATCAAGCAGCATGAAAAAGTAATTTCTGGTATAACCAAGTGTTTAGCAGAAAAAGGAAATATCTTTTTACTTATTCCTCTTAATAATCCGTGCATCGAAAATACTTTTTTAGAATTACGGAAAGAAAAAATATGGAGAAATTATTTTATAAATTATCAAGCGCCTAAAAATGATTTTTCCCCCAAGCTACATATAGATTTAGTTGAGAAATATGGGTTTACTGAAACTAGCTATGCATATAAAAAAATTACTAAAGAATTTCCAGACCGTGAATCCTTAATAAATTTTGCTCGCCCGTGGTTACCTTATCTAGATCCTGTTCCTGATGTGGTTCGAGACTGCTTTCTTAAAACATTTATTACGTCTTATTTAGCAAGATCTAGCTATAATAAAAATATTATAGGATTTGATGTTTTTACGATAACAGCTTCCCAAATGTCTATGGTCAGACAAAAACTTAGGAACAATCAACTACTAAGTTATGAAAAAATTTAA